The Argentina anserina chromosome 5, drPotAnse1.1, whole genome shotgun sequence genome includes the window AATGTGGACGGCGAAACGGAGGAAGCGGAGAGCCCAGTAGATGAGGGCGGCGGTGACCATGAGGCCAGGGTAGAGAGTGCCGCCGATGATGCGACCCAGAGGGTACCAGCTCTCGGAATCGAACCAGTTCCAGAATTCGTAGAAGCCCTTGTCAGTCAAGTAGAGGGTCGTACGGTAGTTGAAATAGGGATCGAACTCGTGGATCATGGACTCATAGCGAAGCACGCTGAAGAGGCGAGTGATGAAGGCCAGGACATAGACTAAGCAGAGGATGGACACTCGGATCAGCAGCTCCTGTTGCTTCGTTTTCAGTTTCAGGCTTTTGAGTGAGACGTTGCTGAGGAGATCTGACGACGGCTTTTTCGTACCGTTGACGTGCTCCGAGATGGGTTTCCCGACCATTGTGACACCTCTAGGAATTGAATTTGGAATTCGGGGGGTTTAATCTCGCATTTGGGATACAAAAATGCAGGGAGAGACGATAGCACACTCGATAGTTGATAGCACACTGTCTGTGAAATGGGATCTGCCCGAGACTCACCGGCTCACAGTCTGCGTCTCAGCAAGAGTAGTAGTTAGGTCCCGTAGTAGTGTGAGACTAGTCTCCAGTCCCTGATATGGGCCATCTTTGGGCTTTCACCATTCAATTTTCAATTGGAACGGTGGCCTGCTCTATTTCTCACCTTTccgtttcttcttctcttctctttttgAGGAAAATCTTTGGTACTTGGATATCATTTCATGTCACGTTTACTTGCTTAAAAGTGAAAAATTCATGGATCAAAGACAACCAGAGTTAGAGATGACATGAATTGGAGACGGCTGGAatgatgaatgaatgaatcgGTATCAATCCCTAAACTCTCCCATTGGTTATTAAGTTAGGGTTTATTCAGGAATTTGTGAAACTCACATATTTTTTCATGCCTGTTAATAAACACATGACTACTTTGCCTGTAAACACACAATCATTCCCTCACATAATCCCATCCCAAGTGAGTTTGGTAAATGAAATCTATCTCGCAAGTTAAAAGGGAATAGTTTAGTTTATTCATAGACTATATAATATAGATCTAATAAAAATACTAGACGGGAGTTAGGAATAAGATAGATGATCTTCTTACCATTAAGATGGAAATGAAAATGTGACATGAAAATAAGAGAACAAAGTCGAGATAAAAAAAAGGTCAAGAAATTTGATTTAGTGGTTAGAGGGGAGGGGTCAAAGCGTCAAAGGGAGCTGTGGATGAAATAAAAGgggcgagagagagagcgtCAGCGATCAAAACCCCCGGTCCAACCTGACCCAAAAATAAACAAcagggaagaagaaaaagaaaggcaTGAGCGGCAGAGGCAGAGCTCCTCCGGCAGCGAGCACGAGCGTGACGACCACCATCACCCTTGAGAATCGGGAGGCGTCggcgtcgtcgtcgtcgtctgGGTCGACATCTTCGCCGTTGGTTCTGCGGCTGAATAGGAAGAAGAAGCAAGTCACCTGGAAGGAGGGAACTGTGGACAACGAGTTTATGCAGAAGAAGAGCTCCAAGAAGTGCTGCATATTCCACAAGGATAAGCCCTTTGACGAAGACGATACCGATGATGAGGacgaccaccaccaccaccacgaTCACCCTTCATCTTCTCATAATCAAAATCACACCACTGTCTGACTATACTTGTTCGGATCTGATCGTGCTTTCGCTTCTGGATATGTGATTGTAATACCCTTTTGCAGTTGATGTGgtgtttgtgtttttctttACCTGCTCTTCTGGGTTGAAGAATATTGTTCATGTTCTAATATCAATTCAACATTGCAGTTTTATCCCAAATACATGCGGTTAGATCAGATTCATCATCGTTTTCCTTGTTGAAAATTGTTAATGCTATCCACATGCGTCGTTCCAAAGACAAAATGCCTAATGTTACCCAGATCTCAGCTCAATCAATCAAAACGCAATTGATGCGATGCCTTTTGAATCAACAATAATCTTGAGATTCAAACAATAATCTTGAAAGTTTCAACAGTTTGGCATTGCAGACACCCTGCTTGTATCACACAACAAGGCAGTAGCCAATCCATTTATCCATTTTGCCTGCCAAGCCTGATCTGACATAGAAGAACCATGCAACCAAACAACACTTCCATGATACAAAATGCTGAAAATAAACAGTATGTTCCCCTGGCCTTTCATCATCATATGATAGAGGAAGAAAGAATCACCTTAGGACTATTGtatcataaataaaaaatcaatctACATTGACAATAAGCAAAGAAGATACAATGTTACTGTAATGCACAGCATCACCTTTCTTCTTCCAAGCATATAACAGATATGATCAGACAACCagcctaaattttttttaactccCAGTCAATTGGGGATTCCTCTTTTCGATACAAGGAACATATAACTGATTAcaaaaaatagtatataaaataaataatccCGCTACTTATCTGCTCCACAGCTTTTCTTAAGCTGTTGCAGGTACAGTTTCAGAGTTGTATACCACAATTAACCCAATAGTTGGAAACAAGAATCTTATTGCCGTATAATTCTGCTTCTATTATAATCTCTCAGCTGTTTCTCCTTTTTGAATCCAACTGCAGCTATACATATGAAGTATAACCATCACCAAATGTGCAGCCGAGAAATTTCAGCCCAACGCCATTGAACCTTACTCTAAGTAAAGAAGCAATATGACTATATGAAAGTTTAGATGAAATTCTCTAATCAAGGGCAGTTTTCCAGCGGCCAGTTATTGGTTTAGGTAAGCCATCAAAGATTGGTCTGGTAATAGATGCTGCATTTGAAAGAGCTTGCAAGTCTGTTTTCAGGCTCCACCTTGAAGTTGGCCAAACTGATGTTGTACTGTTATTTTCCTCCTCTTTCAAGCTTGGTGTGCTTGATGATTTACGAACAGCAGTCGCTTCATCAGTGGTCATGATAGACTCTCCCAGTCCCACTGGGATAGAGTTCGACCATCCTGAATCTAACTCAGATTGTAGCACTGCTCGGCTTGCTGATTTTGGCCTCATGGCTAAACCCTTTCCTGTTGAGGCAGAGAAACCATGGCTCCCACCACTGGTTTCCCCTTTTAACATCCTCTCTGGTGTGACATTCCCATTTTCAACTTCAGCCTTCTGACGCCTTCGGACAGATTTATCATCAGATTTATCACCCTCTCCATCCATGGAGTCTGCAAGCTGCATATAATCAGCCATTGCACCATTCTCAGCCAAATAACCAACAGAAAAACGTCTCGTCATGCTATGGTGACTTTGAGAATCAGAAAATGGTGAGGACTTTGACAACAACCCATCATCAAAGTCTTCAGAACTTCTACTTCTGTAAACCGCCATCTCCATGCCTTCAGTTGAGCCCCTCCGATTAGAAGATTTTAGCCCATAGTACTTCTGCAGAGTGCTCATTGCTGTCGTGACCTCCTTATTTTTAGGAGCTCTTGAACCTACAAAGCGGAATGGTGGTGGCATATTAGACTGGCTAAGTGCTGAGGATGACTTATCAGTGTTGTTTTCTCTGCAATAagacacacatatatatataagcttcAACATCTAGTGTATATAGATAGCATACAGACAAGAAGTATCACATTTAAACTTGGACCTGAAGAAGTGCAAAATGTCACAGAAAAAGGCACATCTTTGTGTAACTCCTAGTTGAGGACAATAGCCTGATatagaaaccctaatctcaaaGTACCAGGCTTTAGAATTGGGATAATCAACAAAGAGACATAACAGGAGTACAAAACAAACAGCGGAGGGAGGCATACATCAATTAATAGCAAATAAGCTAGCATGATCCATAGGCTGACATAAATGGTATAATGCTAGATATAGTAACCATGTAAAAACCACGTATGATTCAAATGAGTAGCAGCCAAAACTAGTGAGAAGAAATACCAACACTGAGCACACGTTAAATTCGGGAACAAATAGAAGattgagaaaagagagaagattACTGTGGGGAGACACAAGTGGTAGACGGTGAGTGTCTTCCTGGTAAAGGTATTTTCAAGGTCTTCAAAGCAAACATTTGAAGATCTGTAGCGAACCCATTCATCCTTTTAATGTCCGAAACCTGATTCATAACCAATTCACAAAACCATTAAATTGACATTGCAAATTAGTAGAACAATCCAACAAACaagaacatgaaatcaaaCAATACTGGCAGGCGGTAAGAGAGCAGAGTAGCAACATTACCTCAACGCCGTATTTGATAGCAACGCCGGCGAGAGTGTCCATCTTGGACACTTGGTGCTCTATGTAATtctttcctcctcctcctccattgCCCGCCGCCACCGACCTCGTATTCGACGGCGACATTTTACCGTTTCCTTCTAGTCCGATCTCAGTATTTGGGACCTTAAATCATGAAATAGAGATTGCTGATGCTGATGCTGATGCCTGGGCCTGAAGagcaatctctctctctctctctgagttTTGCTTCTCCCCGAACAAGACAGAAACACAAAAACAGATCGATACAGAAATGCAAGTATTAAAGTAAACAGAAAAATCGAGTCCACAAGAAAGTCAAATGCTTGGGGCGGGGTggggaaggagaagaagcacttgcatcctctctctctctctctctctcagatttgattttgatttttaggtttttatatatatatttttttgtagCAAACTGCAAACAAGCAAAAGAACTGGTGGGAGTTGAACATGAAAATGATGAATATTAAAAAGACACTGACACGGAATGACACAGAGGAGCAGACAAGTCGAGTCCAGCGGAGGAGAAACAAATTCTCCTACCGACACATAACACCCTTCTCAGCGCTCCATCTCAATCTATCCGACGACTCTCCCCGCTCAAGGACCCACTTCCATTTTTCCCTATTTTCTCTCATTTTATGCATACTTTATTTCGAGAATATTACGACTAATTGGAACTTTGATACAAATAACGAATTTGTGGCTTTGTTTCCCATCATTATATCCACATCTTGAATGCTAACTCTGATAAAGTCATGACCAAATATGAGCTTCATGCGTGTGCAATAGCGTATAACGTTGATTTCTAAGGAGCGCGACACCCCTAGTTGTTGAGAATTCCTCAAATCCTAGTTTTAAGTTTCTTCAGAGGCAGAAGTGATGGTCGAGCAACAATAGATTGACATGGAGGATTTTCCAAGTAGATTTGCATATCCCATTACTGGCGCACATGCAAGCGGCAAAGATGCCAACATGGGTGGATGACACGAGCTCATTGCTCCAAGAGATGTTCACGGCCAGTCCCCTACAAGTCATCCCGTTTAGGGTCAAAGCTAGTTCTTTTTTGCCACCAAGTGAAGACCAAGTTCAATAACATCGCGTCTGGATGACAACTCATCCTCAAATGCATTGTGGGGTGGTATAAGTTTTCCTTATAGGGAGGGATAATGTTTAGCGACCTACACACCCATCTTTTCGAAAACTGCTTTTAAAACTAAATTCATACtgtttaatttttaaatataatctctacaaaatttcattaaatttaacaattattaagatatttttatatgtgatTTACCCATCATAAacttgaacggttcatgtttgacagttttaattcgttcattaatttgatttattttgatattttaaCGATCACTAAATTGGCTAAAAATTTACATATCTAATCTACTATTACATACCTAAAATCTTAACGGTTGAGATGAACAAatgtgacaaaaaaaaaggtcttATTAACAATAACTTAGAAAGTCCTCAATTAGTCATTAACATTATAGTACTCATTGAAAAATCACCCTACGTATATAACTGGGGAATCCCAACTCACAACCCCAAAAAGTACAATTTCAACTCGGATTTGCGCTTATCTTTTTAAGTTCATACCTTGTCACTCAAGCATACACCAGAAACTTGGGAGATTTGCAACTTACAAGAAGGTAGATACACAGAACAACACATACATTTGTTTAGTTTGCGACTCATAACAATGAGCCAAACACCATAAGGCCAGGTTGACGTTGTATTCCATACTTCCCTGAGACTTATGCAGTGTAATAACAAAGCGCATCCAGAGTAACGAGTTATCTCCAAAAACCACCCAAAAATCAAGGCAGGAGGCCAGGAGCATGCCCCTCCTAGGGTGATACTACCCATATTCTAGAAAAATTAATACCACTCCTAGCATCCTAGATCATCATCGAATCAAGAAAGATGAATTCAACTTCCAATTCTTGGCCAACTAGCTTAATTCCATGATAGACAAATGACGAGAGGAGCTTCATTCCAAGACATCCAAACCCACTAATAGCACAAGAACTACTGCAATGGCTCCTTTAAAGAAGGACGTGCAAGGAATATAATATTGAAAAGAAGAATGTAAATaagccatgaaaaaaaaaaactttcacGAAATTGTAGCAACAAGACCATGTATTACAGACATCTCAAAATTAAGGTGTTCCCCCAAATAATTCTTTTTACAGAAGTAGAACGCCGATAATGCACATAAAATTCGACTAAAATTTTGAATCTGTGACAAAATAAAAGGTGAACACTTTACCTATCATCACattgaaatataaaattaaaaaaaaaagtgcaaCTGTTACTAACTGTTAATATGCAAGATCTTTCTTTGTTCGATATTTTGGTTGCAGATTTAAACCGCTACTCATACCTGCCGAAAGAGAAAGATACATTTCAGTTGAATATTTTTACAACTCATCAACAAATAATACAAACCACACAAACAAGGGGCCAAAATAAACATaacattttgatgatgaaagaGAATAAAGACGGGCAAGGTACTGGACTTTGCATAATCCTATGTGACCATTAATATGGGATATGAAGTACTGTACTTTGACAGCAAGAAAATTTagaatttagggtttaggcCAACTCAAAGGAACACCAGACAAGGACCTGATCAGCATAGAAATTCAAGTACAGTGCTTTGACAGCAAGAAAATTTAGAATAGAACTTTACACTAATGCAATTATGAAGATTTTAACAACAATAGCTCCTTTTTGACTGGCTTAAGATCAAATAAGAGAAGTCTAAATGcaagaagaaaagataaatcaTATACAAAAAACTAACAATAGAGGCTGTCGCCAAATGTATGTTATAGGAGCACACAGCATACAATGGAGACACCCCTAAATATTGCAAACCTCATTACCAAATCTCTAGGGAAAAGTAGTCCTCCTGTTTCTTATATAGAACTAATAGAAGTTTAAAGTTGCATACCTACATACCTACCAATATAACTGCATGACATCTCTCCACTTTTTCAGAATGATATTACACTGACAAAACTATTCTCAAACCTGAAGGGAACATTGTTCATATTCATATAGAAGAGCCAATATTACACGTACATTATTGTGTATCAAAAGAGGCATTCTGTGTGTTTTCATCAAGACATAATGATATGATTTGTATCATTGGATGATTGGACACGTATCCTTATTCCTtgaaaaaaatgtaaatttcTATACTTCTCCTGAATGTATTATATACTACGGTTTCATATAACTATGATGGCTGATGTAAAGTCCACGTTTTTATTAACCTTTTCCTGATTACAAAGCAACCTATACACCTAGTTTGTTTTCACCTAAATCTATCATCCAAAAGATTCCTATCATTACAACAATACATGTCATTGTTTGTGCATTCGGAAGATACAAGATAACTCAGCCAAGACAATGTCGCTATAGTAGCATTGCTATTTAAAGTTCTAGTTTGACACTCAAGTATATTTATCATTCTTGGTCCATTCAAATCAAAGATAACATCAACAACAATCTCTTGTCTGCAAGATTGCTCTAAAAAACTAACTGAACTCTTGTCAAAACAAACCCCAAAGAACACATTTCACTAAGAAAGGCAATGAATTAAAATGGAAGAGATGCAATACCAATTGTCCTCAATCAATCAAGACCCTCTTGTCTAGGCTCTGATTGACTTCCCCTATTCCCTGAATTAGGCCCGTCATTGTTTCCACTTCCGCTTCCGCTCCCAGTATTGCCAGCCTCGGGCGCGCCACCAAACACCCTGAAAAGGCGAGGCAAGGAGATGGTGAACCTGCGCTCAACAGTACGTGGTGCCTGGCTCTGAATGTCAACAGCTGGCCCCCTACTACCAccggcagcagcagcagcagattGAGTAGTATTTGGATTGGCTGCATCCCCAGCGCCACGGACCCTCTGCTCATAGTCAGTGTCATCGGTTGGCAACTCGTGACGACAGACAGGGCATGAATTATGCAACTCCAACCAGGGAAGAATACAGTCGGAGTGGTAAATGTGCTTGCAGGGCATCTGCTTGGCCTCCTCGTCAAGCTCAAACGAGTCCTTACACACTGCGCACTGCGACGAATCAGACTCCAACAGCTCCTTTGTGATTTTGACAACTGGCAAGGCCCCCACGGCGGACTTGGAAGCCGGTGGGGTGCCGTAGCGGTTAGGATCATTCTCAGCCAGTTGCTGGATGAGTTGCTCCAGCCCGGGGCCGAAGAAGTAATCGCCGAAATTGATATTTGTGGGAACACGGAAGCCGGAAGgatcccctcctcctcctcctcctcctccgccggcgCCGCTGCTATCAATCACGAACTGAACATTGGCACCATTGGCCCTTAGGGTTTGCAAATAGTTCTGCAGGAACACAAAGGGGTCGAAGGCGTCGGGGTCCTGAAAGGGCGAAGAGGAGCGGGGAGCGGCGCCACCGCCGAGGAGGGCGGAGAGTTCATCGACGAGATTACCGGGAGCGGCGGCGGGGCCGGGTGGGCCGCCGAAGAGAAAGGAGGGGAAGGGAGTGGCGTGGGCGTCGGAGGCGAAGGAGAAGAAAGGATTGGGGGTAGGGTTAGGGTTAGGGGTTTCCATCTCTTCGAGGAAGCCGCCATTGCAGATGGGGCAACTGAGATCGGAGGTGGGGGAAGGGGTGAGGTTGACGGTGCGGTCGCACTGGTGGCAAAAGTAAAGCTGAGGAGGAGCGGTGCCGGAGTTACCGCCCGAGGACGACATGTCGTTTTAGGTGGGTTAGAGGATGGAAAGAGGGGCGATTAAAATGGAGGACGAAACGAAGAAGACTtgaggagagaagagagagagaggagttgAAAACGAATGGTAATATGGAATACGAGACTATAACAATTGACTATCCCCGGACAATGAGTCCCAAGTCCCTAACTATACAAATTCTATTATGGAGTGGGCCTCCCTTCCTTACATAATGCCTCAAATCGGAATATCAACCCAATCGGTGGCTGAAGAGCTCAAatgctcaatttttttttgtcacatATCTACACTGAGAGGTGTGGCAAACGTAGCGggccaaaaaaaattaagtccGGCGGTACGGTCTATGACTCAAGGTTATGTGAGGCCGGACCGCCCCGTTTCTGCTCATtactaaaatataatttaaatacaaaatattatgtaatttaaatatttattttatataactatttagaatagtgaaataaataaaatattgcaacatatttcataatcttatttcttaaacgttacatatgtcaaaataataacattttatttactactttaataatatttgtgatatattatagttaaaataatgaaataatgaagaaattttaatttaaaatgtcaAATATTTAAgtctaataataataattgtttaaatatttatataaataatataaaattatgtgtataTGGTAATAAATTATACTCAAAGTTTAATATGGACCCAAATTGGAGTCCTTATTGCATGCTAGGAAGACCCCTACTACGCTTGGCATGTGAACATTATTATGATCAATCAAGGAAGACCCTCAGCCTATTTCTTACTTGCTTCACCTGCAAGAGATATACGAGAAGAAAGCAATGCTGGAGTACATGATACAAGTAAACGGAGAATTAAACCCAAGGGAAATGAAAAGGAATGGTTCCGGGACatacctagctagctagcttgcaTGTTCATATATGCCATTTGGCATTGCTATAAATAGACATGTTTAATTaacattcttcatcaaatcaatattTCCTTCCCTGTTCATCTCCAGTACGTACTTACTAATTAAGAGTTCAATAATTAGTTCCATGGAGCAAATCAAGGCAGCTGGAGCTCATCATCAGGCCAAGCGTACTTACGAGGACTTTGAACCCCTCTGCAAATGGCATAACCGCGACAATGTGGTTGAGGTCCATCTTCAAGGTATGCATATATGCAAATATAATTTATCCATGTATATCCTGGTCGATCGATCGAGTTCATTTTTGTCTCGTCTTACGTATATAATTAAGCAAACGATATCGATATTACTGTGCTTGATGATGCATGGATGATCAGGTTTCGGAAAGGAACACCTGAGTGTCCGTACCACTCACACGGGAATGCTTACAATCCATGGAGAACGTCCACTGGATCAAACTAAATCTAAATGGAGCCGTTTCCACAAAGAAATCAAGCTTCCAAACAACTGCGACGCAAATAGAGTTGCTGCAAAGTTTGCTGATGGAATTCTTACAGTAACAATGCCTCCCAAAGTTGCGCCACCACCTCAACCCCAATCTCCACATGATGATCAGAAACAACAGCTCCCCAGTCACGTTgataatcaaacaaataatGATGAATCGGTGGCTAAACTCATTAAACAAAATCAGGACGGCAAACCAACCAGCGATGAAAAAGCTGCATTGCTGAATGAAGAGGTCAAGCCAGGAAGCCAATGCAAGTTCGGGCAAAGGAATTTAGCTTCCAGGAAACAGATTGCAGTGAAACTTGTGCTAGTGGTTGCAGTGGTGGTCGCTTTTGGTTTCGGGGCATTCATCAGATACAAACACGGCCATCA containing:
- the LOC126795103 gene encoding protein phosphatase 1 regulatory subunit INH3; its protein translation is MSGRGRAPPAASTSVTTTITLENREASASSSSSGSTSSPLVLRLNRKKKQVTWKEGTVDNEFMQKKSSKKCCIFHKDKPFDEDDTDDEDDHHHHHDHPSSSHNQNHTTV
- the LOC126794497 gene encoding uncharacterized protein LOC126794497; protein product: MSPSNTRSVAAGNGGGGGKNYIEHQVSKMDTLAGVAIKYGVEVSDIKRMNGFATDLQMFALKTLKIPLPGRHSPSTTCVSPQENNTDKSSSALSQSNMPPPFRFVGSRAPKNKEVTTAMSTLQKYYGLKSSNRRGSTEGMEMAVYRSRSSEDFDDGLLSKSSPFSDSQSHHSMTRRFSVGYLAENGAMADYMQLADSMDGEGDKSDDKSVRRRQKAEVENGNVTPERMLKGETSGGSHGFSASTGKGLAMRPKSASRAVLQSELDSGWSNSIPVGLGESIMTTDEATAVRKSSSTPSLKEEENNSTTSVWPTSRWSLKTDLQALSNAASITRPIFDGLPKPITGRWKTALD
- the LOC126793878 gene encoding E3 ubiquitin-protein ligase RING1; the encoded protein is MSSSGGNSGTAPPQLYFCHQCDRTVNLTPSPTSDLSCPICNGGFLEEMETPNPNPTPNPFFSFASDAHATPFPSFLFGGPPGPAAAPGNLVDELSALLGGGAAPRSSSPFQDPDAFDPFVFLQNYLQTLRANGANVQFVIDSSGAGGGGGGGGGDPSGFRVPTNINFGDYFFGPGLEQLIQQLAENDPNRYGTPPASKSAVGALPVVKITKELLESDSSQCAVCKDSFELDEEAKQMPCKHIYHSDCILPWLELHNSCPVCRHELPTDDTDYEQRVRGAGDAANPNTTQSAAAAAGGSRGPAVDIQSQAPRTVERRFTISLPRLFRVFGGAPEAGNTGSGSGSGNNDGPNSGNRGSQSEPRQEGLD
- the LOC126795312 gene encoding inactive protein RESTRICTED TEV MOVEMENT 2-like, whose protein sequence is MEQIKAAGAHHQAKRTYEDFEPLCKWHNRDNVVEVHLQGFGKEHLSVRTTHTGMLTIHGERPLDQTKSKWSRFHKEIKLPNNCDANRVAAKFADGILTVTMPPKVAPPPQPQSPHDDQKQQLPSHVDNQTNNDESVAKLIKQNQDGKPTSDEKAALLNEEVKPGSQCKFGQRNLASRKQIAVKLVLVVAVVVAFGFGAFIRYKHGHHSYGLEQID